The Daucus carota subsp. sativus chromosome 9, DH1 v3.0, whole genome shotgun sequence genome window below encodes:
- the LOC108201326 gene encoding uncharacterized mitochondrial protein AtMg00810-like, whose translation MGTADKTLFTRQEKDDILLVQIYVDDIIFGSTNGTLCKEFSDSMSKEFEMSMMGELNFFLGLQIRQSDEGIHISQSKYCKEILKKFEMDDARPISTPMSTSNKLTEDPKGIPVDIKKYRGTIGSLLYITASRPDIQYSVCKCARFQVAPKESHLSAVKRILRYLKGTTDLGLWYPKGLSFDLVCFSDSDYVGHLVDRKSTSGTCQFLGGCLVSWFSKKQNSVSISTTEAEYIAAEKCCAQILWMKQTLADYNEKFDVVSILCDNTSAIDLSKNPVLHSRSKHIDVRHHFLRDHVNKGDIKMTNIDTENNVADIFTKPLHSERYAKLRLDLGMLEYTK comes from the coding sequence atgggAACTGCTGATAAAACCTTGTTTAcacgacaagaaaaagatgatatccTGCTTGTCCAAATATATGTGGACGATATCATATTCGGCTCTACAAATGGTACATTGTGTAAAGAATTCTCGGATAGCATGAGCAAAGAATtcgagatgagcatgatgggagaattgaacTTCTTTTTGGGATTGCAAATAAGGCAATCTGACGAAGGCATCCACATCTCTCAATCGAAGTACTGTAAAGAGATAttaaagaaatttgaaatggatGATGCCAGACCCATCTCTACTCCTATGTCTACATCCAACAAATTAACGGAAGATCCAAAGGGGATTCCTGTAGACATAAAGAAATATCGAGGAAcgattggaagcttgctttacATCACTGCAAGTAGGCCCGATATCCAATACAGTGTTTGTAAGTGTGCACGATTTCAAGTGGCACCAAAGGAATCTCATTTATCCGCTGTCAAAAGGATATTGAGATATTTAAAGGGAACTACTGATCTTGGTCTATGGTATCCTAAAGGGCTATCATTTGACTTGGTGTGTTTTTCTGATTCTGACTATGTCGGGCATCTAGTcgacagaaaaagcactagtGGTACGTGCCAGTTTCTCGGTGGATGTCTTGTCTcgtggttttcaaagaaacagAATTCCGTATCGATATCCACTAcggaagctgagtatatagcagCCGAAaaatgttgtgctcaaattctgtggatgaagcaaacattgGCTGACTATAATGAGAAATTTGATGTGGTCTcaattctgtgtgataacacaaGTGCTATTGATTTGAGCAAAAATCCCGTGTTACACTCGAGATCAAAACACATCGACGTGAGACATCATTTTCTACGTGATCATGTGAACAAAGGAGATATAAAGATGACTAACATCGATACGGAGAACAATGTTGCTGACATATTCACCAAGCCACTACACTCAGAACGATATGCCAAATTGCGCTTGGATCTCGGAATGCTGGAATACACTAAATAA